Proteins from one Colias croceus chromosome 22, ilColCroc2.1 genomic window:
- the LOC123701935 gene encoding longitudinals lacking protein-like: protein MGDQQFFLKWNDFQTNMVTSFRHLRDEKSFTDVTLACEGQTCKAHKMVLSACSPYFKSLLEENPSKHPIIILKDVSYLHLQAILEFMYAGEVNVSQEQLPAFLKTAARLKVKGLAEPPPQMPSIKREG from the exons aTGGGGGACCAACAGTTCTTTCTAAAATGGAACGATTTCCAAACGAATATGGTGACATCGTTTAGGCATTTGCGAGACGAAAAAAGCTTTACGGAC GTAACATTAGCATGTGAAGGCCAGACTTGTAAAGCTCATAAAATGGTTTTATCTGCGTGTAGTCCATATTTCAAAAGTTTATTAGAG GAGAACCCATCAAAGCATccaataataatactaaaggATGTATCGTACCTGCATTTGCAAGCAATACTTGAATTCATGTACGCCGGTGAAGTTAACGTGTCGCAGGAACAATTGCCTGCGTTTCTCAAGACTGCCGCACGCCTTAAG GTGAAAGGCCTAGCCGAGCCCCCACCGCAGATGCCCAGTATCAAACGGGAGGGCTAG